The sequence below is a genomic window from Candidatus Coatesbacteria bacterium.
GTTCGCCGGGGCGCCGAGATGCAAAAACCGTGCCGGTTCCGGCGCGCCGGGGTTTGCGGGCCTGGCTGAGCGGACCGGGTCGTTTTCCGCGGCCGCCCTCGGCCATGAGCCGCCGATAAACGGACAGCGGCGGAAACAGCTGACAGCTAGATATCTGATGTGTTAACAGGTTCAAGGAGGTTCAGCGATGACCGAGGACAAGCAACAGCACGGCGCGGCCGTGGTCACCGGCGGCGCCCGGGGCATCGGCGCGGCGATCGCCCGTCGCCTGGCCGTCGACGGCTATCCCGTGGCCCTGTGGGACGTCAACAAGGACGGCCTGGAGGAGATGGTCGATGAGTTGAAGAGCGCCGGTCAGCGGACCGTGGGGCGACTCGTCGACGTGACCGACTATGAAGACGTGACCAACGCCGCCAAAGAGGTCGCCGCCGAGTTCGGCGGGATCGCCGCGCTGGTCAACAACGCGGGGATCACCCGGGACGCCCTCTTCGTGCGGATGAAACCGGTCGATTGGGAGCTGGTGCTCAAGATCAACCTCACCGGGGCCTTCAACTGCTGTCGCGCCGTCGCCCGGATGATGATGAAGGCCCGTCGGGGCCGGATCGTCAACATCGCCAGCGTGGTGGGCCTGATGGGCAACGCCAGCCAGGCCAACTACGCCGCCAGCAAGGCGGGGATGCTGGGGCTGACCAAGAGTCTGGCCAAGGAGCTCGGCGGTCGCGGGGTGACGGTCAACGCCGTGGCGCCGGGGTTCATCGAGACCGAGATGACCAAGCTGCCCGAGGAGATCGTCAAGGGTTGGCTGGAGCTGATCCCGCTCAAGCGCGCCGGCACCCCGCAGGACGTCGCCGGCGTGGTGCGCTGGCTCTGCTCCCCCGAGGCCGCCTACATCACCGGCCAGGTCGTCAACATCGACGGCGGGATGGTGATGTGAGAGGGGGTCTTGAGCGGGGGCGTCTTGACTTGACCGGCGACGCCGGGTAAACTATCCACCTTTAGTATGCCAGCCGGCCGGCTCGGAGCCGACCGGCGGCTGCCGCTGCCGCTCCCGCTGCAGCGAGGATGAATGTGATAACTGTTTCGTATTTCGTCGCACCGGCGGGAATACGGCGCAACAGCTAACATTCGGTAAACCCATAACCCCAGGACAAAGGCTCTTCGATGAAAAACCTGCGCAATGTCGCGCTGATCTCCCACGGCGGAGTGGGCAAGACCACCCTGGCCGAAGCGTTGTATTTCGCCACCGGCGCAGCCAGCCGCCGGGGCAAGGTGACCGAGGGCAACACCGTCTCCGACTACTCCGAGGAGGAGAAGAAGCGCCAGTTCTCGATCAGCCTCTCCGTGTTGCGTCTGGCCCACCGCGACGTCGACATCAACCTGATCGATACTCCGGGTACGCTGGATTTCGCCGGTGAGGTCGTCTCCGGCGTTTACGCCGCTGACGCCGTCGTCGCCCTGGTCAGCGCCGTCTCCGGTCTGGAGACCGGAACGGTCAAGTACTGGGAGATCGCCGAGCGCCGCGGTCTGCCCAAGGCCCTCTTCGTCAACCGGATGGATCGGGAGAACGCCGATTTCGACAGGGCCGTCGAGAGCATCCAGGAGACCTTCGGTCAGACCTGCGTGCCGCTGCACTACCCCATCGGCGCCCATACCGGATTCAAGGGCGTGGTGGACCTGGTCTCCAACAAGGCCTACCTCTATTCCGCCGACGGCTCGGGCGATTATGAAGAGGGCGAGGTGCCCGCCGAGCTGGCCGACAAGGTCAACGAGGCCCGCGAGCAGTTGATCGAGGAAGTCGCCGCGGCCGACGAGGCGCTGATGGAAAAATTCTTCGAGGAGGGCACTCTGCCCTACGAGGACGTCGTCGCCGGTCTGAAGCGGGCTTTCGCCGAGGGTGAACTGCAGCCGATCTTCGTCGGCGCGGCCGAACTGGCCGTCGGCGCCGCCCAGCTCCTCGACGCTCTGGTGGATTACTTCCCC
It includes:
- the fabG gene encoding 3-oxoacyl-[acyl-carrier-protein] reductase, producing the protein MTEDKQQHGAAVVTGGARGIGAAIARRLAVDGYPVALWDVNKDGLEEMVDELKSAGQRTVGRLVDVTDYEDVTNAAKEVAAEFGGIAALVNNAGITRDALFVRMKPVDWELVLKINLTGAFNCCRAVARMMMKARRGRIVNIASVVGLMGNASQANYAASKAGMLGLTKSLAKELGGRGVTVNAVAPGFIETEMTKLPEEIVKGWLELIPLKRAGTPQDVAGVVRWLCSPEAAYITGQVVNIDGGMVM